In the genome of Pseudomonas protegens, one region contains:
- a CDS encoding DUF637 domain-containing protein — translation MDVRQLAFLARQPSAALQPRDTFWGLSKRGLAFILANMMFWQPVVAMADGIVVNGSGTSLGQAGNGVPIVNIAAPNGGGLSHNKFSDYNVGQQGVILNNATNRTQETQLGGIILGNPNLGGRAANVILNEVNGVSPSQLKGYTEVAGQSAHVIVANPYGVTCNGCGFINTPKATLTTGKPVIENGQIQRYQVDQGSVAIEGAGLNASNIDRFEIITRSAKINAEIQAKHLAVIAGANDVDAKTLNATARTANPADAPQLAIDSSALGGMYAGAIKLVGTEAGVGVKLDGNMAASADDIQIDVNGKLNVAQIAANGAVNVKAASADLQGTVYGSNVNVQTRDTLNIQQNIAARDQIQVGTLGQLNNNAIVEAGVNDDNTRNTTGDIKIRAQNMRNNGSVVASRDVRVLVDQTLDNSGGTLSAQRAAKMTAGTLDNRNGGKVLSADTARINADNLLNTQGKVYSQGNLRIVGSDLDNRGGEIASKASIRLTGGTLNNSDNGSLIGEQTLTIKADQVLNQLGLISGLQGLEVKGGKLDNSSYGKLSSLNGEVSVQLSGDLNNSKGGALVSKTALTVSAANIDNRQGSLSSGAGQTLTVNGVLDNSDKGQIDSAESLMITATTLRNVSSTISSQLGLTVTGTDLDSTDGSIATNGTATLDLLGTLTNTNGTFASVGDLLLKRADQVNNQGGQLASQSMVTLLTGGLDNRNGGTVAANGRLLLTASGVVQNDNDGLIYSENASLNLHGSRLENSKGTLQSQTALELKTSGDVDNHDGKIVAQDGELSVAADHVDNRGGTLSSLRNAFTARITGVLKNGYDLDSKGGTIQARSLDIRALAGISNSGGRIAAQDGDALIDTRTADFDNRNGGIYAKQGVIVTGHNFDNSGDNDGQITGQNIDLTLDGELNNRLGIIESNSTLTITAASIDNQTGKLRALGNSGITRFQIGGRLNNQSGMLETANNDISLSTGSLLNAGGNIVHTGKGNFGVASTDVMNAGGSFTTGGDLTLDADSWTNSGVIQAGTLNVNVTNFTQAATGQLLASTAFIGTGDTWVNDGVIGSDGTLGLKLTGAYSGSGRISSLAELKMAAAQLDLGATASIKGGGKTDINVIGQLNNYGRLTSGSDMAVTTTSLANYGALAAAQDLVINAETILNDQVEDGSRGFIFSGRNMSLQAGSITNRYADIYSIGNLLVTGRAPGSSAQRLENRSGSIEAGGDINVDAANFANQRDKFSMEQRVTGGYMTMSCVQHCDGPRSPRVRGPVFIYKTVESTVSEDSPMATFMAGHNLTVNSESVLNQYSLLSAANDLAISSTNITNQAALSVSGTSGREVGAGNWISGQSFYQLMSDVHRYNQQHPSSGPFDPVAFGELVAKFNPTLFYGINDPVVVQADGKAAAPAIIQAGGTQKLSASNDISSIVVQKTTTAVSERSANTSVFSVIEPSTLLLNRQLPPDLAQLQVDPTALPGFSLPVGQNGLFRLNAQDTSGAAVSHIAGVQGIPNSVTAVKPPKYLIETNPALTDLKQFMSSDYLLTRLGYDPDTSAKRLGDGLYEQRLVQQAVVARTGRAFIEGQTSNEDQFKYLMNNAIASKNELNLAVGVTLTSQQVAALTHDIVWLEEHEVNGEKVLVPVLYMAHANNRLAPNGALIQGTDVTMIAGKNLTNVGTLKATSNLSAIAGQDMVSSGLVQAGGRLDLLASKNLTNKSGGVIAGKDVALTAQTGDVTNERTVTSSQIAYGKDQVRNDYVDSSARVEAASDLTISAGRDINNIGGALQSGRDVILNASRDVNIVSAQATNSLDRGINRNSSNTTQYSASVSVGRDVSVQAGRDVTVVAGDINAERDISMKAAENLTLSSAADESHAYSKSKKLTVQEDHVKQIASHVTAAGDVVFSAGKDMTLISSRINAGDEAYLVAGGQLDLLAAQDSDYSLYDKKKKGSFGKLQTRRDEVTHVTNVGSEIKTGGDLTLKSGGDQKYQVAKLESGKHITLDSGGAITFEGVKDLHQESHEKTNNNSFWVSSKGKGNTDETLRQTQMVAAGNIVIKAVDGLKIDVRQVNQQTVSQSIDAMVKADPQLAWLKEAEKRGDVDWRLVKEIHDSYKYSNSGLGPASQIIIAIVMAAVVGPMAMGAMGTATGGAVAAGTMSSGTAGMLVSGAGAIATGAATNATVSFINNGGNLGAVFKDVTSSDAMKGYVISGVTAGLTTGYFDKWVGGKTNVLTGKVDLQLNTWAGVGKFAANQTLQGGTSMLLSKALGQGGNASDVLKNALFNTLAAASFNAVGDYTLGVFDDGSLPKIAIHAMVGGLLSEATGGDFKTGALAAGASEALVVELGQLVKGDENLLVMSSQIVGVLAAASQKDADAQSIEKGRWVAQQAILYNNLNHAAAEKLLKEIKDCRAAGGCSESKLKSILGKYESLSAERSNAINACGTRACVDKILNSSIRMDDPVSQELLGLLRQTTYDTPGLLQGNPDLVSWQSPNPSGWGDTFALDKQQAFAKNLKEGWLTPQELADLDRWNDSTSWVDRSAGRKLEPKEKASILLELGTAAAMALMGGRGSVGGAAKGRLTPKDFPEVAAQVSRQKQLRHLEGTTQLADRGKGGYMSNAADAQKVLDAYRSGNAVILGKNAHGFPVVRVDGVTGTNVNIGAGIKAQPTNVFVIKGTTSPSIVPTSPNPKLVD, via the coding sequence ATGGACGTTCGCCAACTCGCCTTCCTGGCCCGCCAGCCTTCGGCTGCCCTGCAACCGCGCGACACCTTCTGGGGCCTGTCGAAACGCGGGTTGGCGTTCATCCTCGCCAACATGATGTTCTGGCAGCCGGTGGTGGCGATGGCCGACGGCATCGTGGTCAACGGCAGCGGCACCAGTCTCGGCCAGGCCGGCAATGGCGTGCCCATCGTCAACATCGCCGCTCCCAATGGCGGTGGCTTGTCCCATAACAAGTTCAGCGACTACAACGTCGGCCAGCAGGGCGTGATCCTCAATAACGCCACCAACCGCACCCAGGAAACCCAACTCGGCGGGATCATCCTCGGCAACCCCAACCTGGGTGGTCGCGCGGCCAATGTGATCCTTAACGAGGTCAACGGCGTCAGTCCCAGCCAGCTCAAGGGTTACACCGAAGTGGCCGGGCAATCGGCCCATGTCATCGTCGCCAACCCCTATGGCGTGACCTGCAACGGCTGCGGCTTCATCAACACCCCCAAGGCCACCCTGACCACCGGCAAACCAGTGATCGAGAACGGTCAGATCCAGCGTTACCAGGTGGATCAAGGCAGCGTCGCCATAGAAGGCGCGGGGCTCAACGCGAGCAATATCGACCGGTTCGAAATCATCACCCGCAGCGCCAAGATCAACGCCGAAATCCAGGCCAAGCACCTGGCGGTGATCGCCGGGGCCAACGATGTCGACGCCAAGACCTTGAACGCCACGGCGCGTACCGCCAACCCGGCGGATGCACCGCAACTGGCCATCGATTCTTCAGCTCTGGGCGGCATGTATGCCGGAGCGATCAAGCTGGTGGGTACTGAGGCCGGGGTCGGGGTGAAGCTTGACGGCAACATGGCCGCCAGCGCCGACGATATCCAGATCGACGTCAACGGCAAACTGAACGTTGCCCAAATCGCCGCCAACGGTGCAGTGAACGTCAAGGCCGCCAGCGCCGACCTGCAAGGCACGGTCTACGGCAGCAACGTCAACGTGCAGACCCGAGATACGCTGAACATTCAGCAAAACATCGCGGCTCGTGACCAGATCCAAGTGGGCACCCTGGGGCAGTTGAACAATAACGCCATCGTCGAAGCAGGTGTCAACGACGACAACACCCGTAATACCACGGGCGATATCAAGATCCGCGCCCAAAACATGCGTAACAACGGCAGTGTGGTTGCTAGCCGCGATGTGCGTGTTTTGGTAGATCAAACCCTGGATAACAGTGGCGGTACGCTCAGCGCACAACGTGCCGCGAAAATGACTGCGGGAACGCTGGATAACCGCAATGGCGGCAAGGTCCTCAGCGCCGATACGGCCCGCATCAACGCAGATAATCTTCTCAATACACAAGGCAAAGTTTATAGCCAAGGCAACCTGCGCATTGTCGGCTCAGACCTGGATAACCGTGGCGGTGAAATCGCTAGCAAGGCGAGTATCCGGCTGACTGGCGGCACCCTCAACAACAGCGATAACGGCAGCTTGATCGGCGAACAAACACTCACCATCAAAGCTGATCAGGTACTGAACCAACTGGGCCTGATCTCTGGATTGCAGGGCCTTGAAGTCAAAGGTGGCAAGCTCGACAACAGCAGCTACGGCAAGCTTTCCAGCCTCAACGGCGAAGTCAGCGTCCAGCTCAGTGGCGACCTGAACAACAGCAAGGGGGGGGCGCTGGTCAGTAAGACGGCGCTGACGGTCAGCGCTGCCAACATCGATAACCGCCAGGGCAGCCTGTCCAGCGGAGCAGGGCAGACGCTCACCGTCAACGGCGTGCTGGATAACAGCGACAAGGGCCAGATCGACAGCGCAGAGTCGCTGATGATCACCGCCACGACTCTGCGCAACGTCAGCAGCACCATCAGCTCCCAACTTGGCCTGACCGTCACCGGTACCGACCTGGACAGCACCGACGGCAGCATCGCTACCAACGGCACAGCGACCCTCGATTTGCTGGGTACTCTGACCAACACCAACGGCACATTCGCAAGCGTTGGGGACCTGCTGCTCAAACGCGCCGATCAGGTCAATAACCAGGGCGGCCAATTGGCCAGCCAGAGCATGGTGACCCTGCTCACTGGCGGCCTGGATAACCGCAATGGCGGTACTGTTGCCGCCAATGGTCGATTGCTGCTGACCGCCAGCGGTGTGGTGCAAAACGACAATGACGGCTTGATCTACAGCGAGAACGCCAGCCTCAACCTGCACGGTTCGCGCTTAGAAAACAGCAAAGGCACTCTACAAAGCCAAACCGCACTCGAGCTAAAAACCAGCGGCGATGTCGACAACCACGACGGCAAGATTGTCGCTCAAGACGGCGAGCTGAGCGTCGCGGCCGATCACGTCGATAACCGTGGCGGCACATTGTCCAGCCTGCGAAACGCGTTCACCGCGCGTATCACTGGCGTGCTCAAAAACGGTTATGACCTCGACAGCAAAGGCGGCACGATCCAGGCTCGGTCTCTGGATATACGTGCGTTGGCGGGCATCAGCAACTCCGGCGGCCGCATCGCGGCACAAGATGGCGACGCGCTGATCGACACCCGAACCGCTGACTTCGACAACCGCAACGGCGGGATCTACGCCAAGCAAGGAGTGATCGTCACCGGCCACAACTTCGATAACAGCGGCGATAACGATGGCCAGATCACCGGCCAGAACATCGACCTGACCCTCGACGGTGAGTTGAACAACCGACTCGGCATTATCGAAAGCAACAGTACCCTCACCATCACTGCCGCAAGCATTGACAACCAGACCGGCAAATTGCGCGCACTCGGCAACAGCGGCATCACTCGCTTCCAGATTGGTGGGCGGTTGAATAACCAGAGCGGCATGCTGGAAACGGCAAACAACGATATCAGCCTCTCGACCGGCAGTTTGCTGAACGCTGGCGGCAATATCGTGCATACCGGCAAAGGCAATTTTGGTGTGGCCAGCACTGATGTAATGAACGCTGGCGGCAGCTTCACCACGGGCGGTGACCTAACCCTGGATGCCGACAGCTGGACCAACAGCGGGGTTATTCAGGCCGGCACGCTCAACGTCAATGTTACGAACTTCACACAAGCCGCCACGGGGCAATTGTTGGCGTCGACGGCGTTTATCGGCACAGGCGACACCTGGGTCAATGATGGTGTGATCGGCAGCGACGGAACGCTGGGCTTGAAGTTGACGGGCGCCTACTCTGGCAGCGGTCGGATAAGCAGCCTGGCCGAGCTTAAAATGGCCGCCGCTCAGCTGGACCTTGGCGCCACCGCCAGCATCAAGGGCGGCGGTAAAACCGATATCAACGTCATCGGCCAGTTGAACAACTACGGCCGCCTGACCTCTGGCAGCGATATGGCTGTCACCACCACGAGCCTCGCCAACTACGGGGCCCTGGCCGCCGCGCAAGACCTCGTCATCAACGCTGAGACAATCCTCAACGATCAAGTGGAAGACGGCAGCCGAGGCTTCATATTCAGCGGTCGGAATATGAGCCTTCAAGCGGGCAGCATCACAAACCGCTACGCCGACATCTACAGCATCGGCAATCTCCTCGTCACTGGCAGGGCGCCGGGCAGCTCAGCCCAACGCCTGGAGAACCGTTCCGGCAGCATCGAAGCCGGCGGTGATATCAACGTCGATGCCGCAAACTTCGCTAACCAGCGCGACAAATTCAGCATGGAGCAACGGGTCACCGGCGGCTACATGACCATGTCCTGCGTGCAGCATTGCGATGGCCCTAGAAGTCCGCGTGTGCGTGGCCCGGTGTTCATCTACAAAACCGTTGAAAGCACTGTGAGCGAAGACTCACCGATGGCCACCTTCATGGCCGGGCACAACCTCACGGTTAACAGTGAAAGCGTCCTCAACCAATACAGCCTGCTGTCGGCGGCAAACGATCTGGCTATCAGCAGCACTAACATCACTAATCAGGCAGCTCTTTCCGTGTCGGGCACATCCGGTCGTGAGGTGGGGGCCGGTAACTGGATCTCGGGGCAGAGCTTCTACCAATTGATGAGTGATGTGCACCGGTATAACCAGCAGCATCCCAGCTCTGGTCCGTTCGACCCGGTAGCTTTTGGTGAGTTGGTTGCAAAGTTCAACCCGACCCTGTTCTACGGCATCAACGACCCTGTAGTCGTTCAGGCTGACGGTAAGGCGGCAGCCCCGGCCATCATCCAGGCAGGGGGTACGCAAAAGCTTAGCGCCTCCAATGACATCAGCTCGATTGTGGTTCAGAAAACCACCACCGCCGTCAGCGAGCGTTCCGCCAATACCAGCGTGTTCAGCGTCATCGAACCCTCAACCCTGTTGCTCAACCGCCAGCTGCCGCCCGACCTTGCCCAACTGCAAGTAGATCCAACCGCGTTGCCGGGCTTCAGCCTGCCGGTTGGCCAAAATGGCTTGTTCCGACTCAACGCCCAGGACACCTCGGGTGCGGCCGTCAGCCACATCGCGGGCGTGCAAGGCATCCCCAACAGCGTGACGGCGGTCAAGCCGCCCAAGTACCTGATCGAAACCAACCCCGCACTCACCGACCTCAAGCAATTCATGAGTTCGGACTACTTGCTCACACGCCTTGGCTACGACCCTGATACCAGCGCCAAGCGTCTCGGTGATGGGCTCTACGAACAACGCCTGGTACAGCAAGCCGTGGTCGCTCGCACCGGTCGAGCCTTCATCGAAGGACAGACCTCCAATGAGGATCAGTTCAAGTACCTGATGAACAACGCCATCGCCAGCAAGAATGAACTCAATCTCGCCGTGGGTGTGACCCTGACATCGCAACAGGTCGCGGCATTGACTCATGACATCGTGTGGCTTGAAGAGCATGAAGTGAATGGCGAAAAGGTACTGGTGCCGGTGTTGTATATGGCGCATGCCAATAATCGGCTGGCACCTAATGGTGCGCTGATTCAAGGCACTGATGTGACGATGATTGCCGGCAAGAATCTGACTAACGTCGGTACGTTGAAGGCCACCAGCAATCTGTCCGCCATCGCGGGCCAGGACATGGTCAGTAGTGGGCTGGTGCAGGCAGGGGGGCGACTTGATCTGTTGGCCAGCAAGAACCTCACCAACAAGTCGGGCGGCGTAATTGCTGGTAAGGACGTGGCGTTAACGGCGCAAACAGGCGATGTAACGAACGAGCGCACGGTCACTTCATCACAGATTGCCTATGGGAAAGACCAGGTCCGCAACGACTACGTCGACAGCTCGGCTCGCGTCGAGGCGGCCAGCGACCTGACAATTTCGGCGGGCCGTGACATCAACAACATCGGCGGCGCACTGCAAAGTGGGCGTGACGTAATACTGAACGCTAGTCGGGACGTGAATATCGTTTCCGCGCAGGCCACCAATAGTCTGGATCGCGGCATCAACCGCAACAGCAGCAACACTACTCAGTACAGCGCAAGCGTCAGTGTCGGGAGGGACGTTTCGGTTCAGGCTGGCCGCGATGTCACGGTGGTTGCGGGTGACATCAATGCTGAGAGGGATATCAGCATGAAGGCCGCCGAGAACCTGACCTTGAGTTCTGCGGCTGACGAAAGCCATGCCTACTCCAAGTCCAAGAAACTCACGGTGCAAGAGGATCACGTCAAGCAGATCGCCAGTCACGTGACGGCGGCCGGTGATGTGGTGTTCAGTGCCGGCAAGGACATGACGCTGATATCCAGCCGGATCAATGCTGGAGATGAGGCTTATCTGGTAGCGGGTGGGCAACTGGACCTGCTCGCGGCACAGGACAGCGACTATTCGCTCTACGACAAGAAAAAGAAGGGCAGTTTCGGCAAGTTGCAGACCCGCCGCGATGAAGTGACCCATGTGACAAATGTGGGGAGCGAGATCAAGACCGGGGGAGACCTGACGCTCAAGAGCGGCGGCGATCAGAAGTATCAAGTTGCCAAGCTGGAGAGCGGCAAGCACATCACCCTGGATAGCGGTGGTGCCATCACCTTTGAAGGGGTGAAGGACCTGCACCAGGAGAGCCACGAGAAGACCAATAACAACTCCTTCTGGGTGTCCTCCAAAGGCAAGGGCAATACCGACGAAACCTTGCGCCAGACCCAGATGGTGGCGGCCGGCAATATCGTGATCAAAGCCGTTGATGGCCTGAAGATCGATGTGAGGCAGGTCAACCAGCAAACCGTCAGCCAGAGCATCGACGCGATGGTCAAGGCCGACCCGCAACTGGCGTGGCTCAAGGAGGCCGAGAAACGCGGCGATGTTGATTGGCGGCTGGTGAAGGAGATCCACGACTCCTACAAGTACAGCAACTCCGGGCTGGGGCCGGCTTCGCAGATCATTATTGCGATTGTGATGGCGGCGGTGGTTGGGCCTATGGCAATGGGAGCTATGGGGACTGCCACCGGTGGAGCGGTTGCTGCGGGGACCATGAGTTCGGGAACTGCTGGAATGCTGGTGTCGGGTGCAGGAGCTATTGCTACAGGCGCTGCGACTAATGCAACTGTTAGCTTTATCAACAATGGTGGAAACCTGGGGGCGGTCTTCAAGGATGTGACCTCTTCGGATGCAATGAAGGGGTATGTGATTTCAGGGGTGACAGCTGGTTTGACTACTGGTTACTTCGACAAGTGGGTTGGAGGTAAAACCAACGTATTGACCGGCAAAGTTGATCTGCAATTAAACACTTGGGCAGGTGTTGGGAAGTTTGCGGCCAACCAGACCTTGCAAGGTGGGACCTCGATGTTGCTGAGCAAGGCGCTGGGGCAGGGTGGCAATGCCAGTGATGTGCTGAAGAATGCCCTGTTCAACACCTTGGCGGCAGCCAGCTTCAATGCGGTGGGTGATTACACCCTAGGTGTGTTTGACGACGGTTCGCTGCCGAAAATAGCCATTCATGCGATGGTCGGAGGACTACTGTCGGAAGCTACCGGTGGGGACTTTAAGACTGGCGCTCTGGCGGCAGGTGCTAGCGAAGCTTTGGTCGTGGAACTAGGCCAGTTGGTCAAAGGTGATGAAAACCTATTGGTCATGAGTTCACAAATTGTCGGTGTATTAGCAGCTGCCTCGCAAAAGGATGCCGATGCACAGTCAATAGAGAAGGGCCGCTGGGTCGCACAGCAGGCAATCCTTTACAACAACCTCAATCATGCGGCGGCAGAAAAGCTGCTCAAGGAGATCAAAGACTGTCGTGCCGCGGGAGGCTGTAGCGAAAGCAAACTTAAAAGCATTCTGGGGAAATATGAGAGCTTGTCTGCGGAACGTTCCAATGCCATCAATGCATGTGGTACCCGCGCGTGTGTAGACAAAATCCTGAATAGCTCGATCCGAATGGACGACCCCGTTTCTCAGGAGCTTCTTGGGCTATTACGGCAGACAACCTATGACACCCCTGGCTTGTTGCAGGGAAATCCAGATTTGGTTAGTTGGCAGAGTCCTAACCCGAGCGGTTGGGGAGATACTTTTGCACTGGACAAGCAACAGGCGTTTGCGAAGAACCTCAAGGAGGGATGGCTGACTCCTCAGGAGTTGGCCGACCTCGACCGTTGGAATGACTCTACCTCTTGGGTGGATAGATCCGCAGGACGGAAGTTAGAGCCTAAAGAAAAAGCTAGTATTCTGTTGGAGCTGGGCACAGCGGCCGCGATGGCACTGATGGGAGGCAGGGGAAGCGTTGGGGGAGCGGCAAAAGGAAGACTTACACCTAAGGATTTCCCTGAGGTTGCCGCACAAGTTAGTCGCCAAAAGCAGTTAAGACATCTAGAGGGAACCACACAGTTGGCTGATAGAGGGAAAGGGGGGTATATGAGCAATGCCGCTGATGCGCAGAAAGTTTTAGATGCTTATCGCTCAGGTAATGCGGTTATTTTAGGTAAAAATGCCCATGGTTTTCCTGTGGTACGAGTTGATGGTGTCACCGGAACGAATGTGAACATTGGAGCCGGGATAAAAGCTCAACCGACAAATGTTTTTGTGATCAAAGGAACAACAAGCCCGAGCATTGTTCCTACTAGCCCGAATCCTAAATTGGTAGATTGA
- a CDS encoding DUF6384 family protein, whose product MSGVSLSEQMGAMALIDELRHNQTEIQKYLDLPKHRKAVAERIREFYKAQGVEVEDALVEQGVRKYFATRLTYEAPALRWWEQRLADGYLRRYHWLKWVAIWTPIVLFSLNAWTHVIIDFKEQRRYTYADLVGLQNEAHSRTQQVFLLQEQIAKLEPAVASSQLASAGRLLDKAKSRLATARQQTAIKLPQFAVPEEQRSFNDGTMVSNARIDLRRSVTSLKDVRSQLDEIDTLLTAVQKLKSLTASREFLVASKVVPEVAAAAKEAQGALEEADNRGAVRAMAKVDQAVRLTDQQSLNPNYLATLEAARASVRQMNLSQADAAQFQPLLSQVEQAIQALDVATTTRGLKEIEQLLAFAKTPLTLDIVSRAGEKSMVERNFDPTGGKSWYLLTEATDAAGNVLPVPITSIETGEKRYASVFGVRVNQATYQEVKNDKLADGHVDNRRLGSKDANSLGFKFLKGRTTAKPAYILEW is encoded by the coding sequence GTGAGCGGGGTTTCTCTCAGCGAACAGATGGGCGCCATGGCGCTGATCGATGAGCTGCGCCACAACCAGACCGAGATCCAGAAGTACCTGGACCTGCCCAAGCACCGCAAAGCGGTGGCCGAGCGTATTCGTGAGTTCTACAAGGCCCAGGGCGTCGAGGTCGAGGATGCGCTGGTGGAGCAGGGTGTGCGCAAGTACTTTGCTACGCGCCTGACGTACGAAGCGCCGGCGCTGCGCTGGTGGGAGCAGCGCTTGGCAGACGGTTACCTGCGTCGTTATCACTGGTTGAAATGGGTGGCGATCTGGACGCCTATTGTCCTGTTTTCGCTGAATGCCTGGACCCACGTAATCATCGATTTCAAGGAGCAGCGCCGCTATACCTATGCCGATCTGGTGGGCCTGCAGAACGAGGCGCACTCGCGCACCCAGCAGGTGTTTTTGTTGCAGGAGCAGATCGCCAAGCTGGAGCCAGCGGTCGCAAGCTCGCAGCTCGCATCAGCGGGGCGTTTGCTGGACAAGGCCAAGAGTCGGTTGGCGACGGCTCGCCAGCAGACAGCGATCAAGTTGCCGCAGTTTGCCGTGCCTGAGGAGCAGCGCAGTTTCAACGACGGCACGATGGTTTCCAATGCCAGAATCGACTTGAGAAGAAGTGTCACCTCGCTCAAGGATGTGCGCTCGCAACTGGACGAGATCGACACCCTTCTGACGGCGGTGCAGAAACTCAAGAGCCTGACCGCCAGTCGCGAGTTTCTCGTGGCCAGCAAGGTTGTGCCCGAGGTCGCGGCGGCCGCCAAAGAGGCTCAAGGGGCCTTGGAAGAGGCTGACAACAGGGGCGCGGTGCGCGCCATGGCCAAGGTCGACCAGGCGGTCAGGTTGACCGACCAGCAAAGCCTGAACCCCAACTACCTCGCCACCCTTGAGGCGGCTCGGGCCAGCGTGCGCCAGATGAACTTGAGCCAGGCGGATGCGGCGCAGTTCCAGCCGCTGTTGAGCCAGGTGGAGCAGGCGATTCAGGCCCTGGATGTGGCGACTACTACCCGTGGGCTCAAGGAGATCGAGCAGTTGCTGGCGTTTGCCAAGACGCCCTTGACCCTGGACATCGTCAGCCGTGCCGGTGAGAAATCCATGGTCGAGCGCAACTTCGATCCCACCGGGGGCAAGAGTTGGTACCTGCTGACCGAGGCCACCGATGCGGCCGGCAATGTGCTGCCGGTGCCGATCACCAGTATCGAGACCGGGGAGAAGCGCTACGCCAGTGTCTTCGGCGTGCGGGTCAATCAGGCCACCTATCAGGAGGTCAAGAACGACAAGCTGGCCGACGGCCATGTGGATAACCGGCGCCTGGGCAGCAAGGATGCCAATTCCTTGGGCTTCAAGTTCCTCAAAGGGCGGACCACCGCCAAGCCTGCCTACATCCTGGAGTGGTGA
- a CDS encoding merozoite surface protein 3b, producing the protein MSYLERSMSALRSIGITFPKQEMPVLALLDKVAVYDVERVTQIAATLQQATVFNAAVRDKLQGMDISTRYADIATSFDSIRNDAQQMMEWMADGKLQFSERIQLAWLNMRRGSIPDRFESIRENYLAVAKSANEQIQLETLILEAYQDYRLAMKSAEVDACEVQKIAQSQMDAARKALADASAALEVAGLVAADQAKLELERDVALRNLQDEDKRFQIITDIADQLKAAYGAAELVFARLNQYHAVKERLYQRAVSFFATNEIVLTGLAAGFTSSGGLAETTQTLNAMTDGINTSLEVQARVGGDQLNAALKAGYGSSLKASSVKALADAVVEFQASSLSLIQELRKESASAAAEIESVTEDSKRRFTALLQKGV; encoded by the coding sequence ATGAGTTATCTCGAACGCTCCATGTCGGCCTTGCGCTCCATCGGTATCACCTTTCCCAAACAGGAGATGCCGGTCCTGGCGCTGCTGGACAAGGTGGCGGTGTACGACGTCGAGCGGGTGACCCAGATCGCTGCCACCCTGCAGCAGGCCACGGTGTTCAACGCCGCGGTGCGCGACAAGTTGCAGGGCATGGACATCAGCACCCGCTATGCGGATATCGCCACCAGCTTCGATTCGATCCGCAATGACGCCCAGCAGATGATGGAGTGGATGGCCGACGGCAAGTTGCAGTTCTCCGAGCGCATTCAGCTGGCCTGGTTGAACATGCGTCGCGGCTCGATTCCGGATCGCTTCGAGAGCATCCGCGAGAATTACCTGGCGGTGGCCAAGTCGGCCAATGAGCAGATCCAGCTGGAAACCCTGATCCTCGAGGCGTACCAGGATTACCGCCTGGCCATGAAGTCGGCCGAGGTGGATGCCTGTGAAGTGCAGAAGATTGCCCAGTCGCAGATGGACGCCGCGCGCAAGGCCCTAGCCGATGCCAGTGCCGCCCTGGAAGTGGCGGGGCTGGTAGCGGCGGATCAGGCCAAGCTGGAGCTTGAGCGGGATGTGGCCCTGCGCAATCTACAGGATGAAGACAAGCGCTTCCAGATCATCACTGACATTGCCGATCAGTTGAAGGCCGCTTATGGCGCGGCGGAGCTGGTGTTTGCCCGGCTCAATCAGTACCACGCGGTGAAGGAGCGCCTGTATCAGCGGGCGGTGAGTTTCTTCGCTACCAACGAGATTGTGCTCACCGGGTTGGCGGCGGGTTTCACTTCTTCCGGCGGTCTGGCGGAAACCACCCAGACCCTGAACGCCATGACCGACGGCATCAACACCAGCCTTGAAGTGCAGGCGCGGGTCGGTGGCGATCAGCTCAATGCGGCGCTCAAGGCCGGTTACGGTTCCAGCCTCAAGGCCAGTTCGGTGAAGGCCCTGGCCGATGCGGTGGTGGAGTTCCAGGCCAGCAGCCTGAGCCTGATCCAGGAGCTGCGCAAGGAATCGGCCTCGGCCGCGGCCGAGATCGAGTCGGTGACCGAGGACAGCAAGCGCCGCTTCACCGCGCTCCTGCAGAAGGGGGTGTGA